In Microvenator marinus, one genomic interval encodes:
- a CDS encoding acyltransferase family protein, with product MDKSFPFHFRADVQGMRGIAVLIVVLYHMGLPFPGGFVGVDVFFVISGFVITGGILKSLHTPEGFSLSEFFRRRVRRLLPALSLVLSVCTLLGILLGPEVSQKVSGRTAVAAVFLNANHYLYRAGGYFQPAVEENFFLHTWSLSVEEQFYLAFPFLLLLGWNLFDRMIGVGQVLAGLVVISFGLCILVAFYPFETVNGQVLSFYSSLTRAWQFGVGSLIAWNLPRLSRSSAIKLNQMLVPLGWLGLLLIFWLSLSGIPEFQYPGYLAILPTAGSALMLVGGIKSPLGVYRFLTWRPLQRLGDLSYSFYLWHWPLIVFAHASFPNSDWAVIALGMCSLLLAWATERYFEGPIRRNSTIQLKWLLPIAVIVPVSCWAIQATIPPTSSDIDQLREMRREYSAIGCDSTIPYKAESKTCRWGDEGRFKLVLLGDSNARQHIPALKSIASTRGVELQVATSSACPFVLNVLPIADGIPKEACRTWVTESINEVLKQRPDVLIVSSAIDGYVSASNWKFVDSGGKVVDLHDAVSQTSKEIEASGVRLVYIAPIPKLYDRDGRATTRFGSRCSWFSFQLFPEVCAPEWSASDPEYLQFDASIYKGPDTNPKIIDLQHTLCKEGKCKSHDGTNWIYHDGGHLSVYGSLFTEGELESQLEAILREEI from the coding sequence ATGGATAAATCTTTTCCGTTTCATTTTCGGGCCGATGTTCAAGGAATGAGGGGAATAGCTGTATTAATTGTTGTCTTGTATCACATGGGGTTGCCCTTTCCCGGCGGATTCGTTGGTGTGGACGTTTTCTTTGTTATCTCAGGATTCGTTATCACGGGCGGTATTTTGAAGTCCTTGCACACTCCAGAAGGGTTTAGTTTGTCGGAGTTCTTTCGCCGGCGAGTGCGTCGGCTATTGCCAGCTCTCTCTTTGGTACTCTCCGTTTGTACTCTCTTGGGTATCCTACTTGGGCCTGAGGTTAGCCAAAAAGTAAGTGGAAGAACGGCCGTAGCTGCCGTCTTTCTTAACGCCAATCACTATTTGTATCGTGCAGGTGGCTACTTTCAACCAGCTGTAGAGGAGAACTTTTTCCTCCACACTTGGTCGCTTTCCGTTGAGGAACAGTTTTACTTGGCATTCCCTTTCCTCTTGTTGTTGGGATGGAATCTTTTCGACAGGATGATCGGTGTAGGGCAAGTTTTGGCCGGCTTAGTTGTCATCAGCTTTGGTTTGTGCATTCTTGTAGCTTTCTATCCATTCGAAACAGTCAATGGCCAAGTACTCTCTTTCTATTCCTCTCTCACCCGAGCATGGCAGTTTGGAGTAGGTTCCCTTATTGCTTGGAACTTGCCTAGGTTATCTCGATCGTCCGCGATAAAACTCAACCAAATGTTGGTACCTCTTGGCTGGCTGGGGCTCTTGTTGATATTCTGGTTGTCCTTGAGTGGAATTCCTGAATTTCAATACCCAGGTTATTTGGCAATCTTACCCACGGCAGGAAGTGCGTTGATGTTAGTTGGAGGTATAAAGAGTCCTCTTGGGGTGTACAGGTTTTTGACATGGAGGCCACTACAACGTTTGGGGGACTTATCCTATTCTTTCTATCTTTGGCATTGGCCGTTGATTGTCTTTGCACATGCTTCATTTCCCAACTCAGATTGGGCCGTGATTGCTTTGGGGATGTGTTCCCTTCTTTTGGCTTGGGCTACCGAACGTTACTTTGAAGGGCCTATCCGTCGGAACTCAACGATTCAGCTAAAGTGGCTTTTGCCAATTGCAGTTATCGTTCCTGTTAGTTGTTGGGCAATTCAAGCGACCATACCACCAACTAGCTCCGATATTGATCAACTCAGAGAGATGCGACGCGAGTATTCAGCAATAGGTTGTGATTCAACAATACCTTACAAGGCGGAGTCGAAGACTTGTCGTTGGGGCGATGAAGGACGCTTTAAGTTGGTTTTGCTTGGCGATTCAAATGCGAGACAACACATTCCTGCCCTCAAGTCAATTGCCTCAACAAGGGGCGTTGAACTGCAGGTTGCGACTTCTTCAGCCTGCCCGTTTGTGTTGAATGTTCTTCCAATTGCTGACGGGATACCAAAAGAGGCATGTCGAACGTGGGTTACTGAAAGTATCAATGAAGTTTTAAAACAAAGGCCGGATGTTCTGATTGTTTCGAGCGCAATAGATGGCTATGTAAGCGCTTCTAACTGGAAATTCGTGGATTCCGGAGGCAAGGTAGTCGATTTGCACGATGCTGTTTCACAAACAAGTAAGGAGATTGAGGCTTCTGGGGTGCGATTGGTCTATATCGCTCCTATTCCCAAGTTGTACGACCGTGACGGGAGAGCTACAACGCGGTTTGGTTCGCGATGTTCATGGTTCTCTTTTCAACTTTTTCCTGAAGTTTGCGCACCGGAATGGTCCGCAAGCGATCCCGAGTACTTGCAATTTGATGCTTCAATCTACAAAGGGCCGGATACCAACCCAAAAATTATCGACTTGCAGCACACGCTTTGCAAAGAAGGCAAGTGTAAGTCGCACGATGGGACCAATTGGATCTACCATGACGGTGGACATCTGAGTGTCTATGGGTCCCTATTCACCGAAGGTGAGTTGGAAAGCCAATTGGAGGCAATTCTTAGGGAGGAAATCTGA
- a CDS encoding asparagine synthase-related protein, which translates to MRDGVLVKVDRTTMRYGLEARSPFLDHRLVQFAQSLPSHFKKSGQTFKLILRLVLADKIPSVSNLPKTGFGVPIPGVKTERKNEFRLWQESALVDWNLRFPP; encoded by the coding sequence ATGCGCGATGGCGTTCTGGTGAAAGTCGACCGGACCACAATGAGATATGGACTCGAAGCCAGATCTCCCTTTCTTGACCACCGCCTAGTGCAATTTGCGCAGAGCCTTCCTTCCCATTTCAAAAAATCCGGACAAACGTTCAAACTCATTCTCAGATTGGTATTGGCGGACAAAATCCCAAGCGTGTCCAACCTACCAAAAACGGGCTTCGGAGTACCGATCCCAGGTGTAAAAACAGAAAGAAAAAATGAGTTTCGTCTGTGGCAAGAATCGGCTCTAGTCGACTGGAATCTCAGATTTCCTCCCTAA
- a CDS encoding cytidylyltransferase domain-containing protein: MERVVAVIPARGGSKGLPGKNVALLGGRPLIEWTIECAQLSGCCDEILVSTDDNEIARVAKGLGAQVVNRPPELSADDSLVMDAVVHTVNAIGGAEILVLLQPTSPLRAPEDIRACVDALLKDPSVDSIATYEEASLNPWRAWRIENGTATTFVEGANPWLPRQSLPEAFQLNGAVYAIRWNRRPVGPQFVFGKTVAVVMPKARSIDIDDEIDLRLAELYLQKEIA; encoded by the coding sequence GTGGAGCGTGTCGTTGCGGTAATTCCAGCCCGGGGTGGTAGTAAAGGCTTGCCAGGTAAAAACGTTGCGCTACTGGGCGGGCGACCATTGATTGAGTGGACAATTGAGTGCGCCCAGCTTTCTGGTTGCTGTGACGAAATCCTTGTTTCAACTGATGATAATGAAATTGCGCGTGTTGCCAAAGGGTTGGGTGCGCAGGTGGTGAACCGGCCACCTGAACTTTCTGCCGACGACTCGTTGGTAATGGACGCGGTTGTCCACACGGTTAATGCCATTGGGGGGGCTGAGATCTTGGTTCTGTTACAACCTACGTCTCCACTCCGCGCTCCTGAGGACATTAGGGCTTGTGTGGACGCGTTATTGAAAGACCCATCGGTCGACTCAATCGCCACGTACGAAGAGGCGAGTTTGAATCCGTGGAGGGCTTGGAGGATTGAAAATGGAACTGCAACCACGTTTGTAGAAGGGGCAAACCCTTGGCTACCTAGGCAATCCCTTCCTGAAGCTTTTCAACTCAACGGGGCTGTTTACGCTATCAGGTGGAATAGGCGACCTGTAGGCCCTCAATTTGTTTTTGGGAAGACTGTGGCAGTCGTGATGCCGAAAGCTCGATCAATAGATATCGATGACGAGATCGACCTGCGTCTAGCCGAACTTTATCTGCAAAAGGAGATCGCGTGA
- the neuB gene encoding N-acetylneuraminate synthase has translation MSVFIIAEAGVNHNGDIGLAKELVAIAAESGADAVKFQTFKADRLAASSAAMAEYQVENVGEEKSQREMLKALELAEDRYQELIEECSQRGIEFMSTPFDEESAEFLVSLGMKRIKMASGELTNLPFLRHVARNRLPLVISTGMANLGEVELAVETIESEWADPALTILQCVSNYPASPKSINLRAMQTLASFGYPVGYSDHTNGIGVAIASVALGASVIEKHFTLSRSMVGPDHKASLEPDELKAMVREIRDVELALGGARKRPNPEEISTASVARKSLVIRHNLPSGHVLSEADLVAKRPGTGIPTRMMDFFVGRTLKRSVLADELLSLEFFE, from the coding sequence GTGAGCGTGTTCATCATCGCGGAGGCCGGAGTCAATCACAACGGGGATATTGGTCTCGCAAAAGAGCTGGTGGCGATTGCTGCTGAAAGCGGTGCAGACGCGGTGAAATTTCAGACGTTTAAGGCCGACCGTTTGGCGGCAAGTAGCGCCGCAATGGCGGAGTACCAGGTCGAAAACGTGGGAGAAGAGAAGAGCCAAAGGGAAATGTTAAAGGCTCTAGAATTGGCCGAAGATCGTTACCAAGAATTGATAGAGGAGTGCTCTCAACGCGGGATCGAATTTATGTCGACTCCCTTCGACGAGGAATCTGCAGAGTTTTTAGTGTCCCTTGGAATGAAGCGTATCAAGATGGCCTCAGGGGAGCTCACAAATCTGCCCTTCCTAAGGCATGTCGCTCGAAACCGTTTGCCCTTGGTCATTTCAACCGGGATGGCGAATTTGGGAGAGGTGGAGCTTGCGGTGGAAACGATTGAAAGTGAGTGGGCTGACCCTGCATTGACGATTCTTCAGTGTGTCAGCAACTACCCGGCCAGTCCAAAGTCCATCAACTTAAGGGCAATGCAAACATTGGCCTCCTTCGGCTATCCAGTGGGGTATTCTGACCACACCAATGGAATTGGTGTTGCAATTGCAAGTGTGGCCTTGGGAGCAAGTGTCATCGAAAAGCACTTCACTTTGAGTCGCTCGATGGTAGGCCCCGATCACAAAGCTTCCCTAGAGCCTGACGAGTTGAAAGCGATGGTGCGCGAAATTCGAGACGTGGAGTTGGCTTTGGGGGGAGCGAGAAAGAGACCCAATCCAGAGGAAATCTCCACCGCGAGCGTGGCCCGAAAGAGTCTAGTGATCCGACACAACCTTCCAAGCGGCCATGTGCTTTCTGAGGCTGACCTAGTCGCAAAGCGTCCCGGTACTGGAATCCCGACGCGGATGATGGATTTCTTTGTGGGAAGAACGCTCAAGAGGTCGGTGCTTGCTGACGAACTCTTGAGTCTGGAATTTTTCGAATGA
- the neuC gene encoding UDP-N-acetylglucosamine 2-epimerase, which produces MTTILAVTVGRSDFGIYTPVFNAIQKSTRLELKVAISGMHMAPEYGYTAQEVLDSGLNVVALEDVLVSGQDSASVSKSIGHTTLAFASIFAREMPDLIMVLGDRFEMFGAATAAVPFQIPLVHLHGGEVTEGAMDEAFRHAITKMSHLHFTSTEGHSKRVVQLGEEPWRVHTVGAPALDHLRDFVPMTDEEFAKRFGFELPAEFLLCTFHPVTTELGTELEQVQNLLDALFEAGMPCVFTIANADMGGSAINKLLRAEAERNRGLTLTTNLGSKGYFTAMKRCSAMVGNTSSGIIEAASLGVPVLNVGNRQKGRARGANVFDVPTEFESIVDGVRTVLSDEFRGKAQEAPNPYGNGQASKRIVEILEDIDPKSLVPKKFQDLE; this is translated from the coding sequence ATGACTACTATCTTAGCCGTGACAGTGGGACGTTCAGATTTCGGGATCTACACCCCAGTATTCAACGCAATTCAAAAGAGCACGAGACTGGAGCTTAAGGTCGCGATCAGCGGAATGCATATGGCTCCAGAGTATGGATATACAGCCCAAGAGGTGCTTGATTCTGGATTAAACGTGGTTGCACTGGAAGACGTTCTGGTAAGTGGTCAAGATTCAGCGTCCGTGAGCAAATCCATCGGACATACAACTCTGGCTTTTGCCTCCATTTTCGCGCGCGAAATGCCCGATTTGATAATGGTCCTCGGTGATAGGTTTGAGATGTTTGGAGCCGCCACCGCGGCAGTTCCATTTCAAATTCCGCTCGTTCATCTACATGGTGGTGAAGTTACAGAGGGCGCCATGGACGAGGCGTTTCGCCACGCAATTACGAAAATGAGTCACCTTCATTTTACCTCGACAGAAGGTCATTCAAAACGGGTTGTGCAACTCGGTGAAGAACCATGGCGAGTGCACACAGTTGGTGCTCCAGCGCTCGATCACCTTCGAGACTTCGTTCCAATGACAGACGAAGAGTTTGCCAAAAGATTTGGGTTTGAACTTCCGGCGGAGTTTCTGCTCTGCACGTTTCACCCCGTCACAACGGAGTTGGGAACGGAGCTTGAACAAGTCCAGAATCTACTTGATGCACTCTTCGAGGCCGGAATGCCTTGCGTATTCACCATTGCGAATGCGGATATGGGAGGAAGCGCGATAAACAAATTGCTACGGGCCGAGGCTGAGAGGAATCGAGGGTTGACTCTCACAACCAATTTGGGAAGTAAGGGCTATTTCACGGCTATGAAGCGCTGCTCCGCGATGGTTGGGAATACGTCCAGTGGGATTATTGAGGCTGCGTCACTTGGAGTACCGGTCTTAAATGTCGGGAATCGGCAGAAGGGCAGGGCGCGTGGAGCGAATGTTTTTGATGTTCCCACCGAGTTCGAAAGCATAGTAGATGGGGTGAGAACCGTGCTGTCGGATGAGTTTCGAGGCAAGGCTCAAGAGGCGCCGAATCCATACGGAAATGGACAAGCATCGAAAAGAATTGTTGAGATTTTGGAAGATATTGACCCAAAAAGTCTCGTTCCCAAAAAGTTTCAGGATTTGGAATGA
- a CDS encoding SDR family NAD(P)-dependent oxidoreductase has translation MKALVTGAGGFIGSHLVERLLSEGAEVRAMVRYNSRSSIGNLEFLSKDKLQSLEVVQADLRDPDAIIRATENITHVFHLGALIAIPYSYVNPNEFVQTNVQGTVNVLNACLRSGSLERVVVTSTSEVYGTAQYVPIDEKHPTQGQSPYSASKIGADALAESYFRAFDLPVNILRPFNTYGPRQSMRAIIPTIIAQLLFSDAVKLGSLSPRRDLTYVGDTAAGFFKMATCGDAPFGTPLNIGNGDDISIGELYELLKDITGSSADLEFDETRVRPEKSEVLRLLCDASWAKESIDWTPTTSLRDGLSHTIEWVREHLSAAQASEYHV, from the coding sequence ATGAAAGCACTAGTAACAGGGGCCGGAGGCTTCATCGGCAGTCACTTGGTAGAGCGATTGCTCTCAGAGGGCGCTGAAGTTCGAGCGATGGTTCGGTACAATTCGAGAAGTAGCATTGGCAATTTGGAGTTTCTTTCAAAGGACAAGCTTCAAAGCTTGGAAGTAGTGCAAGCGGATTTGCGCGACCCCGACGCAATTATCAGAGCCACCGAAAACATCACTCATGTCTTTCACCTGGGAGCATTGATTGCGATTCCGTATTCCTACGTAAATCCGAACGAGTTCGTTCAGACCAACGTTCAAGGAACCGTTAACGTCTTGAATGCTTGTTTGAGAAGTGGGTCGCTGGAGCGAGTTGTGGTGACTTCCACAAGCGAAGTCTACGGCACGGCTCAGTATGTGCCCATCGACGAGAAGCACCCTACCCAGGGGCAATCGCCCTACTCCGCGTCCAAAATTGGAGCGGACGCTCTTGCTGAGAGTTACTTTCGAGCCTTCGATTTGCCTGTAAATATTTTGAGACCTTTCAATACCTATGGGCCACGGCAATCGATGAGGGCGATCATACCCACTATTATTGCCCAATTGCTTTTCTCTGATGCCGTTAAGCTCGGATCGTTGAGTCCGCGACGTGATTTGACATACGTTGGTGATACGGCTGCGGGGTTTTTTAAGATGGCTACGTGTGGAGATGCGCCATTTGGTACACCACTCAATATCGGGAATGGTGATGATATCTCCATTGGTGAGCTCTACGAGCTCTTGAAAGACATCACAGGAAGCTCGGCGGACTTAGAGTTCGACGAGACGCGCGTGCGGCCAGAGAAGAGCGAAGTCTTGCGACTGCTCTGTGACGCAAGTTGGGCAAAGGAGAGCATCGACTGGACGCCAACCACGAGCCTTAGGGATGGACTCAGTCACACGATTGAGTGGGTCCGCGAACACCTTTCGGCAGCGCAGGCTAGCGAGTACCACGTATAA
- a CDS encoding nucleotidyltransferase family protein, producing the protein MLRRDDIENWSVCGEFTIRKALELIDRSAIGILLVLDADGKLMGTITDGDVRRGLLRGLKLDNVGMEVVNASPITVDVASIRSEVAAIMSDRSIRHLPIVEHDKVVGLWLNESKSDTSRLPAVLMAGGLGTRLGDLTQDTPKPLIDVGGQPILGHIISHLKKAGVENVMITTRYLAEKIETHFGNGEDWGVNIEYIREQDRLGTAGALKRLEGRVHSPFLVMNGDLLTDFNVAEMLSFHEENGAHMTVGVRHYSIRVPFGVVEVDGLKVSGISEKPTFDFFVNAGVYIVSPELLPLIECDRLFDITELMERGLEDGKEIISFPIFEDWLDVGRPEDLDKARSRF; encoded by the coding sequence ATGTTGCGAAGAGACGATATTGAGAATTGGTCCGTCTGCGGTGAGTTTACAATTCGCAAGGCGCTAGAGCTTATCGATCGGTCAGCTATAGGGATCTTGTTGGTTCTGGACGCAGACGGCAAGCTGATGGGGACGATTACGGATGGTGACGTTCGTCGCGGACTCCTGAGAGGTCTCAAGCTTGATAATGTGGGAATGGAGGTGGTCAATGCCTCACCTATAACAGTAGATGTTGCCAGCATAAGGAGCGAAGTCGCGGCTATCATGTCGGATCGTTCCATTCGGCATCTTCCTATTGTTGAACACGACAAGGTAGTTGGTCTTTGGCTAAATGAGTCCAAATCAGATACATCCAGACTTCCGGCCGTTCTTATGGCTGGAGGACTTGGAACCAGACTCGGCGATCTTACTCAGGACACACCAAAGCCACTCATTGATGTCGGCGGCCAGCCTATCCTTGGACATATCATTTCTCATCTCAAAAAAGCGGGTGTGGAAAATGTGATGATTACGACGAGATACCTGGCTGAAAAGATCGAGACTCATTTTGGGAACGGAGAAGATTGGGGTGTCAATATAGAGTACATTCGCGAACAAGATCGCCTTGGTACAGCAGGTGCGCTCAAGAGGTTGGAAGGCCGTGTCCATTCACCTTTCCTTGTTATGAACGGTGACCTCCTCACTGATTTCAATGTTGCCGAGATGTTGAGTTTTCACGAAGAGAATGGGGCACACATGACAGTGGGGGTGCGCCACTACTCTATTCGAGTGCCATTTGGTGTTGTTGAAGTGGATGGGCTGAAGGTCAGCGGGATTTCCGAAAAACCGACCTTCGATTTCTTTGTGAACGCGGGGGTTTATATCGTTTCTCCCGAGCTACTACCTTTGATTGAGTGTGATCGACTCTTCGATATTACCGAGCTTATGGAACGTGGGCTTGAAGATGGGAAGGAAATCATTTCTTTTCCGATCTTCGAGGATTGGCTGGATGTTGGTCGCCCGGAGGACTTGGACAAGGCTCGTTCCCGGTTTTAG
- a CDS encoding glycosyltransferase, with amino-acid sequence MMKTPHVVYVTFDGIMEPLGESQVVRFVEGINAVCDVKFTIVSLEKGSDLRNLVRQNEMRRRLLQQGIDWVFEQYRAGAVGVCGNLALIARIVGQIADNQGIDLLHARSYLPALVCETMQVAHDIPVIFDFRGYWIDERIEEGRWFTNPLSIEVGRMIERHLFQNATAIVSLTHTAAKDIQEGRFGNVSAPIVVIPTCVDTVRFNLSHRMAPRPAPLAGKNVIGWVGSLNTSYLVDESLELTRWILDEDPNAFFFALTKQVSDFRERALRRGVPQARMLIQSVEHSEVPRWMGCMDWGLLLLKENVAKRASMPTKLAEFLACGVRPIYHSCNEDMANVMMKSQSGIRVDLGRALRDIAMEVTRSDKVSVDNGWDPVETHLGLRAGVERYARLYRTLSQYQSTRIDVAEREF; translated from the coding sequence ATGATGAAGACACCTCATGTTGTGTACGTAACATTTGACGGAATAATGGAACCGCTTGGCGAGTCCCAAGTGGTGCGTTTTGTGGAGGGCATAAATGCGGTCTGTGATGTCAAGTTTACAATTGTCTCACTGGAGAAAGGGAGTGACCTTCGGAACTTAGTTAGGCAAAATGAAATGAGGAGGCGGTTGCTTCAGCAAGGGATTGATTGGGTGTTTGAACAATACCGTGCTGGCGCGGTGGGCGTTTGCGGTAATCTTGCGCTGATCGCTCGGATAGTTGGTCAAATCGCTGACAATCAAGGTATTGATTTACTGCATGCGCGAAGTTACTTGCCTGCTTTGGTTTGTGAAACTATGCAGGTGGCCCACGATATCCCCGTGATTTTTGACTTTCGAGGATATTGGATCGACGAGAGAATTGAAGAAGGCCGTTGGTTCACCAACCCACTTTCCATTGAAGTGGGGCGAATGATTGAGCGTCATCTCTTCCAGAATGCAACAGCAATAGTCAGCCTAACGCATACCGCTGCGAAAGATATTCAAGAGGGCCGATTCGGAAACGTATCCGCTCCAATAGTGGTTATCCCTACTTGTGTTGATACCGTTCGTTTCAACCTTAGCCATCGCATGGCGCCTCGACCAGCACCCTTGGCCGGAAAGAACGTCATCGGGTGGGTTGGGTCGTTAAATACGTCCTATTTGGTGGACGAGAGTCTCGAGCTTACTCGTTGGATTCTAGATGAGGACCCTAATGCGTTCTTTTTCGCTTTGACCAAACAGGTCAGCGACTTCCGCGAAAGAGCTCTGCGAAGAGGGGTGCCTCAAGCACGAATGCTGATACAGTCAGTGGAGCATTCTGAAGTACCTCGATGGATGGGCTGTATGGACTGGGGTTTGCTTTTACTGAAAGAGAACGTCGCGAAGCGCGCATCGATGCCTACAAAGTTGGCAGAGTTTCTAGCCTGTGGTGTCCGTCCAATCTATCACAGCTGCAACGAAGATATGGCGAACGTCATGATGAAAAGCCAAAGCGGAATTCGTGTAGACCTTGGAAGAGCGCTTAGAGACATTGCTATGGAAGTTACCCGAAGTGATAAAGTCTCAGTCGACAATGGGTGGGATCCTGTCGAAACCCATTTGGGTTTGCGCGCTGGTGTGGAGAGATATGCCCGTCTATATAGGACGCTCTCCCAATATCAATCGACGCGAATAGATGTAGCTGAAAGGGAATTCTAA
- a CDS encoding glycosyltransferase family 4 protein: MKILFVTDGIHTPASRFRCSQFFEHFEKSGIEVDIRYGYGAAYNDAINRPYALAYKAIGRLRRAYHQLFYKDADLIFLQRTAFPHSGLVEEVGSMRDVPIIFDFDDSLFVNGKGEFSARRGVAFATAVRVSNHLIAGNRYLANQAGRLDKTTIIPTVIDTEMYRPRIAPKSNAKIVVGWMGTAGNFPFLESLVPELRLLLDRRSDVIVRIVSNRVFKPLAGVERVQQIQWSPQLEVDWLQSFDIGLMPLVDSPLTRGKCAFKMIQYMAVGIPVVVSPVGANLEVFESKESIGFMPTGEWFEALDALVDDTSLRRRMGAAGRERAVAEYSIESVLPRYLNLFELVGG, encoded by the coding sequence TTGAAGATTTTGTTTGTAACTGACGGAATTCACACCCCTGCGTCTAGATTTCGTTGTTCACAGTTTTTTGAACACTTTGAAAAGAGTGGTATCGAAGTAGACATTCGGTATGGATATGGCGCTGCGTATAACGACGCTATAAATCGACCATATGCTTTGGCTTACAAAGCGATAGGTCGTTTGCGGCGTGCCTATCATCAACTTTTCTACAAAGACGCCGATTTGATCTTCTTGCAACGCACAGCTTTCCCGCACTCAGGTTTAGTTGAAGAAGTCGGTTCTATGAGAGACGTCCCGATTATTTTTGATTTTGACGATTCGCTATTTGTTAATGGAAAAGGGGAGTTTAGTGCTCGACGAGGGGTAGCCTTCGCTACAGCAGTACGCGTTTCAAATCATCTGATTGCCGGGAATCGATACTTGGCGAATCAAGCAGGCCGACTTGACAAAACTACAATTATCCCAACTGTAATCGATACGGAGATGTATCGGCCGAGAATAGCGCCAAAATCGAATGCAAAGATTGTGGTTGGATGGATGGGTACAGCTGGAAACTTCCCGTTTCTAGAATCATTGGTCCCGGAATTACGGCTTCTACTGGATAGAAGGTCTGATGTTATCGTTCGGATAGTGTCGAATCGAGTGTTCAAGCCACTCGCAGGCGTCGAGCGAGTTCAACAGATACAATGGTCGCCACAGTTGGAGGTTGATTGGTTGCAGTCATTTGATATTGGACTGATGCCTTTGGTTGATTCACCCCTAACCAGGGGTAAATGCGCTTTCAAAATGATACAGTATATGGCGGTGGGTATTCCTGTTGTAGTATCTCCGGTAGGAGCCAACTTGGAGGTGTTTGAGAGTAAAGAGAGTATCGGGTTTATGCCGACCGGAGAGTGGTTCGAGGCTTTAGATGCTCTGGTTGACGACACCTCCCTGCGACGACGGATGGGTGCAGCTGGGCGCGAACGTGCAGTTGCAGAGTATTCCATCGAATCTGTGCTGCCACGTTATCTCAATCTCTTTGAGTTGGTCGGCGGCTGA
- a CDS encoding polysaccharide deacetylase family protein yields the protein MNEVYYGDNPAFVVSLDFELHWGILDHTPLADCQALLLNAREAVQRMLVEFEAREVRATWATVGALFCDGREELSTYLQEDPNYSDTRLGVNRHLAILGESEKEDPFHFAPSLVREILNTPGQEVATHTFAHIYGYEEGVSESDFRNDLGAALNVAQSWGHRIRSIVFPRNQFSPQMLQTIHDLGIETFRGTPLNRGWGGNPEIDLGQRAMRLVDAFRPLADPLPVVRGEGPIDVPATLFFRTDVPRPARQLILNRVRAGLKHAAMHGGTFHLWWHPHNFGHDLEASVTMLVEVLDYFEILRDEYGMQSHCMQDFRTWESMSQP from the coding sequence ATGAACGAAGTATATTATGGCGATAATCCAGCTTTCGTAGTGTCTCTTGATTTTGAATTGCACTGGGGAATCTTGGATCACACGCCACTGGCGGATTGCCAGGCGCTCTTACTGAATGCTCGAGAGGCAGTTCAAAGAATGCTAGTGGAGTTTGAGGCACGGGAAGTCCGGGCGACTTGGGCTACAGTTGGCGCACTCTTCTGTGATGGGAGGGAAGAGTTAAGTACCTATCTGCAGGAGGATCCGAACTATTCCGACACCCGGCTCGGGGTGAATCGTCATCTTGCAATTTTGGGAGAATCAGAAAAAGAGGACCCATTTCATTTTGCACCGAGCTTAGTTCGCGAAATCTTGAATACGCCTGGGCAGGAGGTTGCAACTCATACATTCGCCCATATTTATGGATACGAGGAGGGTGTTTCTGAGAGTGATTTTAGAAACGACCTGGGCGCCGCTCTAAACGTTGCTCAATCCTGGGGCCACCGTATTAGGTCCATTGTGTTTCCGCGCAACCAGTTTAGTCCCCAAATGCTTCAGACCATTCACGACTTGGGAATTGAGACGTTTCGCGGCACTCCCTTGAATCGAGGTTGGGGTGGAAATCCTGAAATTGACCTCGGCCAACGGGCGATGAGGTTGGTGGATGCGTTCCGTCCGCTCGCCGACCCTCTCCCCGTGGTGCGCGGAGAAGGCCCAATTGATGTTCCTGCGACGCTCTTCTTTAGGACGGATGTGCCACGACCGGCGCGTCAGCTCATATTGAATAGGGTTAGGGCCGGCCTCAAACATGCGGCCATGCATGGAGGAACCTTTCATCTATGGTGGCACCCTCACAATTTTGGACACGACCTGGAAGCCTCGGTGACCATGCTTGTTGAGGTGTTGGACTATTTCGAGATTCTGCGCGATGAGTATGGCATGCAGAGTCATTGCATGCAGGATTTCAGAACATGGGAATCAATGAGCCAGCCATGA